One Rosa chinensis cultivar Old Blush chromosome 5, RchiOBHm-V2, whole genome shotgun sequence genomic region harbors:
- the LOC112203929 gene encoding E3 ubiquitin-protein ligase PUB23, translated as MVDVEIPAYFICPISLMIMKDPVTVATGITYDRESIEQWFLTTNEMSCPVTKQLLPSDNSNDSMTPNHTLRRLIQQWCTVNAINGVDRIPTPKFPLNKIYAVKLVRDLGVPHLQQAALKKMDALATENERNRRSMAEAGVGKALILLIVTCFKEGKTTGLLEALRVLHHVWSVDEETKVSVIGNNDFLESLTWVLGFDHETGHNHMLLLKTEAILVLKMTIPVINTAQLELLKLELFMNISRLLLEKKISQQAVKSALHVLVEACPWARNRMKIVESGAIFQLIELELLKPEKHVTELIFNLLANLCCCADGRAQFLKHGGSIAMVSKRILRVSPATDDLAVQILSSISKFSATHEVVLEMLLVGAVSKLCMVMQADCPAYLKKKVRGILRLHSNVWNNSPCIAVYLLTRPR; from the coding sequence ATGGTGGATGTTGAAATACCAGCGTACTTCATATGTCCCATATCGCTTATGATCATGAAAGACCCGGTAACGGTGGCTACCGGCATCACCTACGACCGAGAAAGCATCGAGCAGTGGTTTTTGACGACCAACGAGATGTCGTGTCCGGTGACCAAGCAGCTCTTGCCAAGTGACAACAGCAACGACTCTATGACGCCCAATCACACCCTACGCCGGCTGATCCAGCAGTGGTGCACTGTCAACGCCATTAACGGCGTGGACCGAATTCCGACGCCGAAATTTCCTCTGAACAAGATCTACGCCGTTAAGCTGGTCAGGGATCTTGGGGTCCCTCATTTGCAGCAAGCCGCGTTGAAGAAAATGGATGCACTTGCAACGGAGAATGAGAGGAACAGGAGATCGATGGCTGAAGCAGGTGTGGGAAAGGCTTTGATATTGTTAATTGTGACATGTTTCAAGGAAGGTAAAACAACCGGTCTTTTAGAAGCTTTGAGAGTTCTTCATCATGTTTGGAGTGTAGATGAAGAAACCAAGGTTTCTGTAATCGGAAACAACGACTTTCTGGAATCTTTGACAtgggttctagggtttgatCATGAGACTGGTCATAACCATATGCTACTCCTGAAAACAGAAGCGATACTAGTATTGAAAATGACGATACCAGTCATCAATACAGCACAGCTCGAGCTGTTAAAGCTGGAATTATTCATGAATATTTCAAGGCTACTATTGGAGAAGAAGATCTCACAGCAAGCTGTCAAATCTGCACTGCATGTGCTGGTAGAAGCATGCCCATGGGCAAGAAACAGAATGAAAATAGTCGAATCCGGCGCAATCTTCCAGCTCATTGAACTCGAATTACTCAAACCCGAAAAGCACGTCACCGAGCTGATCTTTAATTTATTGGCGAATTTATGTTGCTGTGCTGATGGGAGAGCTCAGTTCCTAAAGCATGGCGGCAGCATAGCAATGGTGTCTAAGAgaatccttagggtttcgcctGCCACAGATGATCTGGCCGTTCAGATACTTTCATCGATCTCAAAGTTCTCGGCGACACATGAAGTTGTTCTAGAGATGCtgttggttggagctgtgtcaAAGCTTTGCATGGTAATGCAAGCAGATTGTCCAGCCTATTTGAAGAAAAAGGTTAGAGGGATCTTACGGTTGCACTCTAATGTGTGGAACAATTCACCTTGTATTGCCGTATATCTTTTAACAAGACCTAGGTAA
- the LOC112167405 gene encoding E3 ubiquitin-protein ligase PUB23 — protein MEAEFDIPSHFLCPISLEVMRDPVTVSTGITYDRESIERWLSSCKNKACPVTKQQLFDADLTPNHNLRRIIQAWCTVNASHGVERIATPTSQLDKTQIVKLIDQARKLPHTQLQCLKRLRSLSVNHGERNKNSLEAAEAVEYVASLISNADQSIMQVAVEVLFHLRSSESRLRDLMSKDGEKIIDSLVQVLKRGGYQSRAHATILLRSVFELANPMRLMSATVELFIETMNVVRDQISQQAFKAALKLLVELCPWGRNRIKAVEGGAVSILIEALLETQEKRACELILISLDQLCRCAEGRAELLRHAAGLAIVSKKIFRVSHVASDRAVRILFSICRFSATSAVVMEMLQVGVVAKLCLVLQVDCRFKTKEKAMEILKLHSRVWKSSPCLPAHLLSFYPPTSSFS, from the coding sequence ATGGAGGCCGAATTCGATATTCCGTCCCACTTTCTCTGCCCCATCTCTCTTGAAGTCATGAGAGATCCCGTCACGGTCTCTACTGGGATTACATACGATCGGGAAAGCATCGAGAGATGGTTATCGTCCTGCAAGAACAAGGCTTGCCCTGTCACCAAACAACAATTGTTCGACGCAGATCTCACTCCCAACCACAATCTTCGTCGCATAATCCAAGCTTGGTGCACCGTCAACGCATCTCATGGGGTCGAGCGGATAGCAACGCCGACATCGCAGCTTGACAAGACCCAGATCGTTAAGCTGATCGACCAAGCGAGGAAGCTCCCCCACACGCAGCTCCAATGCCTCAAAAGGCTCAGATCCCTGTCCGTAAACCACGGTGAAAGAAACAAGAACTCTTTGGAGGCAGCAGAAGCAGTAGAATACGTTGCTTCTTTGATAAGCAACGCCGACCAATCCATAATGCAAGTGGCTGTCGAAGTCTTGTTCCATCTCAGAAGCTCGGAATCTCGTCTCAGAGATCTAATGAGCAAAGATGGGGAGAAGATCATAGATTCATTGGTGCAAGTATTAAAACGAGGTGGTTACCAATCTCGAGCTCATGCAACTATTTTATTGAGGTCTGTTTTCGAATTGGCAAATCCGATGCGGTTGATGAGTGCCACAGTTGAGTTATTCATCGAGACTATGAATGTGGTACGAGATCAGATCTCACAGCAAGCATTTAAAGCTGCATTGAAGCTTCTTGTGGAGCTATGTCCATGGGGAAGGAACCGAATAAAGGCCGTGGAAGGAGGCGCAGTTTCGATCCTCATAGAGGCTCTTCTCGAGACTCAAGAGAAGAGGGCATGTGAGCTGATACTAATCTCTTTGGACCAGCTCTGTCGATGCGCGGAAGGGCGAGCCGAGTTATTGAGGCACGCGGCGGGGCTAGCCATCGTGTCCAAGAAGATATTTAGGGTTTCGCACGTGGCGAGCGACAGGGCGGTGAGGATATTGTTTTCCATTTGTAGGTTCTCTGCAACTTCTGCAGTTGTTATGGAAATGTTGCAAGTAGGTGTGGTGGCCAAGTTGTGTTTAGTGCTTCAAGTGGATTGTAGGTTTAAGACCAAAGAGAAGGCTATGGAGATTCTCAAATTGCACTCTAGGGTTTGGAAGAGTTCTCCATGCCTTCCTGCTCATTTGTTGTCCTTTTATCCACCTACATCGTCTTTCTCATAA